The Echeneis naucrates chromosome 23, fEcheNa1.1, whole genome shotgun sequence genome has a segment encoding these proteins:
- the kcnj8 gene encoding ATP-sensitive inward rectifier potassium channel 8 codes for MLARKSIIPEEFGLPGLVSRMPRKPVFRDRVNKARFIAKNGSCNLAHKNIREQGRFLQDVFTTLVDLKWRFTLVIFTTTFVSSWLLFAMSWWLVAFAHGDLDPRQRNGTHCVTDVKSFTSAFLFSIEVQVTIGFGGRMITEQCPAAITVLILQNIVGLIINAVMLGCIFMKTAQSNRRAETLIFSRHAVIAVRNNRLCFMIRIGDLRKSMIIGATVRLQVVKKTTMPEGEVIPIHQIDVQTESAVASNSLFLLAPLIICHVIDKSSPLYDLSAMELQCSDLEVIVILEGVVETTGITTQARTSYVSEEIQWGHRFVPIVTEEEGVYSVDYSKFGNTVKVATPLCSARELDEKPSILIQTLQKSELSHQNSLRKRNSMRRNNSMRKGTSGSLRRNNSSMVSPKVQFFTPSDGVQSLNAVT; via the exons ATGTTGGCGAGGAAGAGCATCATCCCGGAGGAGTTCGGCCTGCCGGGACTCGTCTCCCGCATGCCCCGCAAACCGGTGTTCCGGGACCGGGTCAACAAGGCGCGCTTCATCGCCAAGAACGGCTCCTGCAACCTGGCGCACAAGAACATCCGCGAGCAGGGCCGCTTCCTGCAGGACGTCTTCACCACGCTGGTGGACCTGAAGTGGCGCTTCACGCTGGTCATCTTCACCACCACGTTCGTCAGCAGCTGGCTGCTCTTCGCCATGAGCTGGTGGCTGGTGGCGTTCGCGCACGGCGACCTGGATCCGCGTCAGCGGAACGGGACTCACTGCGTCACCGACGTCAA GTCGTTCACCTCGGCCTTCCTGTTCTCCATCGAGGTCCAGGTCACCATCGGCTTCGGAGGACGGATGATCACAGAGCAGTGTCCCGCCGCCATCACCGTCCTCATCCTGCAGAACATCGTCGGGCTCATCATCAACGCCGTCATGCTCG gcTGCATCTTCATGAAGACGGCCCAGTCCAACCGCCGAGCGGAGACGCTGATCTTCAGCCGTCACGCCGTCATCGCCGTCAGAAACAACCGCCTGTGCTTCATGATCCGCATCGGGGATCTCAGGAAGAGCATGATCATCGGAGCCACCGTCAGGTTACAG GTGGTGAAGAAGACCACCATGCCGGAGGGGGAAGTGATCCCCATCCATCAGATCGACGTCCAGACGGAGAGCGCCGTGGCCAGTAACAGCCTGTTCCTCCTGGCGCCGCTCATCATCTGCCACGTCATCGACAAAAGCAG tCCTCTGTACGACTTGTCGGCCATGGAGCTTCAGTGCAGCGACCTGGAGGTGATCGTCATCCTGGAGGGCGTCGTGGAGACCACCGGGATCACCACGCAGGCCCGGACATCCTACGTCTCCGAGGAGATCCAGTGGGGTCACCGCTTTGTTCCCATAGTAACGGAGGAGGAGGGCGTGTACTCGGTGGACTACTCCAAGTTTGGCAACACGGTGAAG GTGGCGACGCCGCTGTGCAGCGCCCGGGAGCTGGACGAGAAGCCGTCCATCTTAATTCAGACTCTCCAGAAGAGCGAACTGTCGCACCAGAACTCGCTGAGGAAGCGTAACTCCATGAGACGCAACAACTCCATGCGTAAAGGGACCAGCGGCAGCCTGCGCCGCAACAACTCCTCGATGGTCTCGCCCAAAGTCCAGTTCTTCACCCCGAGCGACGGAGTCCAGAGCCTGAACGCCGTCACCTGA